In Notolabrus celidotus isolate fNotCel1 chromosome 5, fNotCel1.pri, whole genome shotgun sequence, the genomic window GCCACTCGACAGTGACTATTTCGTGGAGACGCTGGACCATGGAATCGCAATCAAGATCTGCCTCAAGGAATCCCATCAACTCTAGTCGCATGACATCAAAACTGTCCACAAACTTGAGAAAAAGTGGCAGATAATCTTTCTCCCCAAACCTCACCACACGGTCGATGAACAAGGAAAAGAACGAATTCCCTACTTCTGTCAGGATTCCCTCCCTGACAGCATTTTCACACACAGTGAGAACTTCCTTCATTTCAGACTTGGTCACATACTCGACTTCTCCATCCTGAGCAGAGGTGTCTGTACGATGTCTGCTTTGACTGTTGTATGCAGCCACAACTGCAGCCTGCAAAGCAGATTTAAGAGCATCTCTGTCAGTCTCAGCGCATTTCATCTCCACAAGCCTTTCAGCGTCCATCTCCAGGTTTATGATTTGTAATTCTTCCTCAGTGTCTTTTTCAGCATGGTTCCCATGAGATGTCACTGAAATAAGAGGTGGGAAGTACATTAAGTAAAGATAGTTTGCATGAAAAGGTTGCACTTTAACAAAAAACAGTATTGGCCtagcttttacattttttttgtctgacagtcatttcatttgaaaacatttatattaaataagCACCCAACCTGTAGGGGACAATGGGGTTGGTTAGCACacttgttatatctcgccaccagggggcactgtctctcaaattggggtatggacatttccagaattaggatcagagctcacctacatagtcttctctggagtaagacagctgaacttgaggtgagaggactttttgtgtttttcatgtcaaattgtaaatattcagctcctcagtatttttcttctaggcttttaaacgatgggtttataacaaaacaagtgttacccttacaaagtgtgaggggaaagctatagtttagatttttattagctagctaactagttgttagatggttgttaaacttgatgctagcaaaaaaatccagttggggttggtcgtcacattctctttggggttggttgtcacatgtaacaaccaacccctatgttggcaaaatcatgcatggcgAAATGAgatggagtgtgcagaccctacatttgccaacCCCATCCccatgatggggttggttgtcacaatgtgtcagagtgtctttgatagttaattgcctatttgttacaatgagttggaaaatgagagggatacacatttcaagccaacacattaagcttcaatttaatgtaggaatgactaatgaaagatgttttgatgatgagcaaccatcaaaacagtaaaaagtgggACAACCAACCCCCCTCTCCCCTACTTTcttaaaatgctaaataaataattcaaaagtCATTTCACCTTGGGAAGGCTTCTCCTTTGTGTCGTCATCCTGTAACACATGCAAAGATGATGTAATGTCAGGTTAAGTTGCTGTTTTATCACGTTGGCAGGAacatttaacttaaatataattatGTAAAGACACTCCACTCACCATGTGCAGCAACTGCAGGATTCTGGATGTTTCTCGACATATGACTCAACCATGTGTTCAACATTAAAGTGCACATCTTGGTTCACGTAGACATATGCCATTCTGCACTGTCTTTGGTCCGCTGGTGTGGCTGTCAGGTAAGCATGGCACCTTTCCAGCACCATATGGTATTGGCCATACACATCTGCCTCTGCATTTACACATGGTACAGTGCCCAACACCCTCAGCAAGCTCTGCACATTTGGGTAAAAACCGATGTCTGGGATCTTGAGCGTAGCAAAAACCGTAGTTGGTAGGATTCTTCGCTTGCTTGCGTGCCTCCACTTCACTTCCCAACAACCAAGCTCTTCGTAGAACGTGTCAGGCCTTGCAAGGTTGTTTAGATTGGCATCTGCCACTTTATCCCTGCGAATGCTGAAATTGTGGTCAGCCATGTATGATGGCACAAGTGAAAGCCATCTGAGAATCCTCACCATCTCTGTGCTAAACACTCTCTTTACCTCTGAGACTAGATACTGAAGGATTGGCCGGCCCAGAGTTTCTCTGTATAGGTCCTCCAGTGGTGTTTCAGCTGTGTCTCCCTGGTCAATCTCTGGTTTGGTGACCTCCACTCCCAGCTTCTTTGCTCTCCCCACTGCGTCAGAAAACCACTTCCTGTTGAGTATTGCAAGCTCCTGTTGGTATTTGCTTACCAGCTTTAAGGCATTGGAGATTGTGTACTGCAAGGTACTGCTGATGCTGATTATTCCCCTGAGACTTGAGTTGAGGATGCTCACACAACAGAGGGTGTTCTTCAGAACAACAAGGGTGATGATGAAATTGAAATTCTTCAATATTGGCTTGAGCTTGGCCATCTGTTCAGCAGTATCCTCATCTACCTTTGAAATCATCTCATTGATGCAATTCAGGAATGGCTCCAGGATATCTAACATAGTCTGAAAAGCATCAGTCCCATATTCCCAGTTCTCACCAAGAGCTGCCTTTACTCTGTCTGCTTCCCCTTTAATGTGCCCGTATGTCATCTGGATATTTCCCTCCAACCTTTTGTACAGCTCTGGTGTTCTCCTGAGTAACGAGGCCACTTCCTCTACAGTGTCTGCAACCTTCTGAATAGAGGGCACTGGCATGCAGCGGATAATCCATATGTTGAAGGCATATGGGTCACTCGGTGACAGGACCACTTGTGGAAACTCTTGCAGAATCCTGCAAGTGAGGTCTCGCATCTTCTGACACATGCTTCCTGTAACCACATACGTCAGTCCCCTGCAGTGCTCCATCCTCAGCCCCCACTTGTTTCTCAGCTCTGCTAGCAGCATGTAAAACAGATTTTCTGCATCCATTTCGCATGGCAAGAACCCAATGAGATGTTTCTGTGGGAACCCATCCACTgtgacagacctgacaaaaaCCGGAATCTGCTCCTTTCCCTCTATGCTCGTCACATCCTGAAGCAGAATGGAGAAGAATCGAGCCAGTCTGAGGCTGTTCTTGATCGCCTCACGCATGAAGTCTTCACCGTACTGAAGGATTTCTTTCTTGTCAACTTTCTCCACACAGATTCGATTGAGAGTCTGCTGACCTCTGGCACTTCCGATTGGCTCATCAGCGTTGATGTTTTCACCATTGATGCTGAATCCAGTCAATGCCAGGATTTCCTTGAAATATACTTTCAGAGTCTCTTTTGCTTTGGAGCCGGCTACATCCTCTGGGGTTTGGTTTTCATTCTGCTGTATAGGCGTTGCACTGTTCTCTCCAGAGTCCCTTGTCTCCAATGCCACCCttgttgtttctctgttttctaagttaaaaaggaaaaggtacagatcattttaaaaaggctAATGAAATAAGCAGATTGATATTTATAGTGAGAGCAAATGCAATTAAATGGTGGCTAAAACTCAAGAAGGTGAGTTATTTTGTTACTTGCTAACGTGCATTGATCAAAACTGAGGTCAGATTAGATTCTGGAGATAAGTCTATGAAGGCAGGACACGACATCAAAAGCCAGCTGTTGAAGCCACAGTGAAATGTTTAACATGATGGCAGACAAGCACCAGAGACCAGTGCCATTATTAACCAATGCTTGCTAGGGATTGGAAAAAAGTAATAGTTTcaagattaaataaaagcagtgactgtaccttttgttttcttcacagaAGAAGCTCCCTCTTCCGACTGGTCGGATGGAAAGGAGAATCACAGGTAAAGGTTTTAGTGTTTAAAAGTGTCATACAGAAATGCAGAAGAGTAGTTTTAAAAAGGACGCTCACATGATCATGGGCTCGTTTCCTGTTGTAGGCTGGCTGATTATTCACAGGCGCTGTAAAGTCAAACATTGTTGGAACAGCATCCTCCCTTAAAACACAACTGGAGTCGctctgaataaatacaaaaataagaaagaaagaaagaaagaaagatgtttATTAATCTCTTTATTATtccacaaaacattttttttaaacagtgaaaagtttgcacacagagaATTACTGCAAAAACTAACCACTACTgatttttctatattttgtttgaatatttaataaacctttaatatcttattttaaaaaacaaacacacaaacaaaaaaaaggaataacttTGAGTGATTTCAtaataaaatgtctgtttttgcagaAACAGTCAATATGACTTTACAACAATTTGTACAACCAGTAAGTCTGAATGGTTATTCTGTTCTGACCCTGTATATGGTTGGAGTTGTTGCAACTCTGGGATTTTATTTAGGCTGCCAGCAAGGGTAAGGCTTACTTCATAACTAAAGGATAATGTGTAGTCGGTAGGGGTGGGCAATATGGCCTCAAAATGTTCACGTGGTGTGCACATCGCCTTTATTTTGACAGAGTAAGGAGTTGTTTTAAGTTCCTGCAGCTGAAAACATTCCTAGTGTggccttttcaaaataaaggcactcCAACATTATAAATtaggacttttattgtgaagaacTGTTGGAAATAGCGTGTTCATCAACCAAAAGCTGCATTCAGCTGTTTTAAAGAGTCAACGGTAAGCCAGCAAAAAGACTGTGAAACGAAAATGGTTGCAACCCAATCCTCCAACAGACACTGAGTGGATAGAAATCAAGTCTAGTATTGAAGATATGGAAAGAATGACTTACTCACTAAACCTAAGAGtagaaaaatgtttgcattactggGAAAAATGGACTGTGTACGTAGCATTGAGGGATTAATAAGCCATTACTGCATGAACTGACTTTATTTCCACTATTTTAACAAGGATGTATAGATGAcctactgtttctgtttcactgagctgtgctGTCTAACTATGcctgtttacaaaaataaagtataaaaaaa contains:
- the LOC117812470 gene encoding 52 kDa repressor of the inhibitor of the protein kinase-like isoform X2, with the protein product MTDSCAAENCDYQRGDSTDSTALFSFPLDPERCKQWLENCHRQDLVAEPPERLHEEYRLCAKHFEPSVISQQSDSSCVLREDAVPTMFDFTAPVNNQPAYNRKRAHDHSEEGASSVKKTKENRETTRVALETRDSGENSATPIQQNENQTPEDVAGSKAKETLKVYFKEILALTGFSINGENINADEPIGSARGQQTLNRICVEKVDKKEILQYGEDFMREAIKNSLRLARFFSILLQDVTSIEGKEQIPVFVRSVTVDGFPQKHLIGFLPCEMDAENLFYMLLAELRNKWGLRMEHCRGLTYVVTGSMCQKMRDLTCRILQEFPQVVLSPSDPYAFNIWIIRCMPVPSIQKVADTVEEVASLLRRTPELYKRLEGNIQMTYGHIKGEADRVKAALGENWEYGTDAFQTMLDILEPFLNCINEMISKVDEDTAEQMAKLKPILKNFNFIITLVVLKNTLCCVSILNSSLRGIISISSTLQYTISNALKLVSKYQQELAILNRKWFSDAVGRAKKLGVEVTKPEIDQGDTAETPLEDLYRETLGRPILQYLVSEVKRVFSTEMVRILRWLSLVPSYMADHNFSIRRDKVADANLNNLARPDTFYEELGCWEVKWRHASKRRILPTTVFATLKIPDIGFYPNVQSLLRVLGTVPCVNAEADVYGQYHMVLERCHAYLTATPADQRQCRMAYVYVNQDVHFNVEHMVESYVEKHPESCSCCTWMTTQRRSLPK